Proteins encoded within one genomic window of Eleutherodactylus coqui strain aEleCoq1 chromosome 1, aEleCoq1.hap1, whole genome shotgun sequence:
- the DGAT2 gene encoding diacylglycerol O-acyltransferase 2: MKTIIAAYSGLLRGTGSSILSTVYDLPSIPWLSKSQVERHLQIISVLQWVLSFLALGVACTVILLYIFCTDLWLLAALYVAWLVFDWNTPNKAGRRSLWVRNWAVWRYFRDYFPIRLVKTHNLLPSRNYIFGYHPHGIMCLGAFCNFGTEATGVSKKFPGIKPYLATLAGNFRMPVLREYLMSGGICPVNRNTIDYILSKNGTGNAVVIAVGGAAESLDCQPGKNTVTLKQRKGFVKIALQHGADLVPVYSFGENEAYKQVVLEEGSWGRWIQRKFQKYVGFAPCVFHGCGFFSADSWGLVPYANPISTVVGEPITVPKTNQPSQKDVDLYHGMYMTSLQKLFDKYKTKFGLSESDVLEFH; this comes from the exons ATGAAGACCATCATCGCTGCCTACTCCGGGCTGCTGCGGG GGACCGGATCCAGCATCCTCTCCACGGTGTACGATCTGCCATCCATCCCCTGGCTGTCCAAGTCTCAAGTAGAAAGACATCTTCAGATCATCTCCGTCTTACAATGGGTCCTCAGCTTCCTTGCATTGG GGGTGGCCTGCACCGTGATCCTCCTCTACATCTTCTGTACAGACCTCTGGCTCCTCGCTGCTTTATATGTGGCCTGGCTGGTGTTCGACTGGAACACGCCAAATAAAG CTGGCAGACGATCCTTGTGGGTGAGGAACTGGGCCGTGTGGCGTTATTTCAGGGACTACTTTCCTATACGG CTGGTGAAAACTCATAACTTGCTTCCAAGCCGCAACTACATCTTCGGCTACCACCCCCACGGTATAATGTGTCTTGGGGCATTCTGCAACTTTGGTACGGAAGCCACCGGTGTCTCCAAAAAGTTCCCTGGTATTAAGCCGTATCTCGCCACATTGGCCGGGAACTTCAGAATGCCGGTTCTAAGGGAGTACCTGATGTCTGGAG GAATCTGCCCAGTGAACCGCAACACCATAGACTACATCCTGTCCAAGAACGGGACCGGCAATGCTGTGGTGATAGCGGTTGGAGGGGCTGCAGAGTCCCTGGACTGCCAACCCGGTAAAAACACCGTGACCCTAAAGCAGAGAAAAGGATTTGTGAAGATCGCCTTGCAGCATGG GGCTGACCTTGTTCCAGTCTATTCCTTTGGGGAGAATGAGGCTTACAAGCAAGTTGTCTTAGAAGAAGGCTCTTGGGGTCGATGGATACAAAGAAAGTTCCAGAAGTATGTGGGATTTGCCCCATGTGTTTTCCATGGTTGTGGGTTCTTCTCCGCTGATAGCTGGGGTTTGGTGCCCTATGCCAATCCCATCTCCACTGTAG TTGGAGAACCCATCACTGTCCCTAAAAcaaaccagccaagccagaaggACGTTGACCTCTACCACGGCATGTACATGACCTCCTTGCAGAAGCTGTTTGACAAGTACAAGACCAAGTTTGGGTTGTCGGAGTCAGATGTGTTGGAATTCCACTGA